A single genomic interval of Mycolicibacterium holsaticum DSM 44478 = JCM 12374 harbors:
- the rho gene encoding transcription termination factor Rho, producing MTETDLITAGGSSEDAAPPNTVTSDNPAAVDAPASASAAEAAPAAGVASGNRSASLSSMVLPELRALAKEIGIDGASGMRKSELVAAIRDRRGESNGRAGGDAAPAAKAKEAPATADAPATEKAPDKAADKTADKPAEKADNAGSGDDNEQSTRQRRERRSANRGAGAPSGSEQSGQDTKQDTKQNTKSDNKANQDTRSDSKSDDRSDGDQQGGQQNRGGSNADDDGDGRGGRRGRRFRDRRRRERGGGDGGGDTELREDDVVQPVAGILDVLDNYAFVRTSGYLAGPNDVYVSMNMVRKNGLRRGDAVTGAVRVPKEGEGGGQNPRQKFNPLVRLDTVNGKPVDEAKKRPEFNKLTPLYPNQRLRLETTPDRLTTRVIDLIMPIGKGQRALIVSPPKAGKTTILQDIANAITQNNPECHLMVVLVDERPEEVTDMQRSVKGEVIASTFDRPPSDHTQAAELAIERAKRLVEQGKDVVVLLDSITRLGRAYNNASPASGRILSGGVDSTALYPPKRFLGAARNIEEGGSLTIIATAMVETGSTGDTVIFEEFKGTGNAELKLDRKIAERRVFPAVDVNPSGTRKDELLLGPDEFAVVHKLRRVLSGLDPHQAIDLLMSQLRKTKTNYEFLVQVSKTAPGADSE from the coding sequence GTGACTGAAACGGACCTCATCACGGCTGGTGGCAGTAGCGAGGACGCTGCGCCGCCGAACACCGTGACTTCAGACAACCCTGCGGCAGTCGATGCGCCCGCCAGCGCGTCCGCCGCGGAGGCGGCGCCAGCCGCCGGTGTTGCATCTGGCAACCGCAGCGCCTCGCTGTCCAGCATGGTGCTGCCGGAGCTGCGCGCGTTGGCCAAGGAGATCGGCATCGACGGCGCGTCGGGAATGCGGAAGAGCGAACTCGTCGCCGCGATCCGCGATCGCCGCGGCGAGTCCAACGGCCGAGCGGGCGGCGATGCCGCCCCGGCCGCCAAAGCCAAAGAGGCGCCGGCCACCGCCGACGCCCCAGCCACCGAGAAGGCCCCCGACAAGGCCGCTGACAAGACGGCCGACAAGCCCGCGGAGAAGGCCGACAACGCCGGCTCCGGCGATGACAACGAGCAGTCGACGCGTCAGCGTCGCGAACGTCGCAGCGCCAACCGTGGTGCTGGTGCACCTTCGGGCTCCGAGCAGAGCGGTCAGGACACCAAGCAGGACACCAAGCAAAACACCAAGTCGGACAACAAGGCCAACCAGGACACCAGGTCGGACTCCAAGTCCGACGACAGGTCCGACGGCGATCAGCAGGGCGGCCAGCAGAACCGCGGCGGCTCCAATGCCGACGACGACGGCGACGGCCGGGGCGGCCGCCGGGGCCGCCGGTTCCGGGACCGCCGGCGCCGCGAGCGCGGTGGCGGCGACGGAGGCGGCGATACCGAGCTCCGTGAGGACGACGTCGTGCAGCCCGTCGCGGGCATCCTCGACGTGCTGGACAACTACGCGTTCGTCCGGACCTCCGGCTACCTCGCCGGCCCCAACGACGTCTACGTCTCGATGAACATGGTGCGCAAGAACGGCCTGCGCCGCGGCGACGCGGTCACTGGTGCGGTGCGCGTGCCCAAAGAAGGTGAAGGCGGCGGTCAAAATCCGCGGCAGAAGTTCAACCCGCTGGTGCGGCTGGACACCGTCAACGGCAAGCCCGTCGACGAGGCCAAGAAGCGGCCGGAGTTCAACAAGCTCACGCCGCTGTACCCGAACCAGCGGCTGCGGCTGGAGACCACACCCGACCGGCTGACCACGCGTGTCATCGACCTGATCATGCCGATCGGCAAAGGGCAGCGCGCACTGATCGTGTCGCCCCCGAAGGCCGGTAAGACCACGATCCTGCAGGACATCGCGAACGCGATCACGCAGAACAACCCGGAATGCCACCTGATGGTGGTGCTCGTCGACGAGCGTCCGGAAGAGGTCACCGACATGCAGCGCTCGGTCAAGGGCGAGGTGATCGCCTCGACCTTCGACCGTCCGCCCTCAGACCACACCCAGGCCGCCGAGCTCGCGATCGAGCGCGCCAAGCGCCTGGTCGAGCAGGGCAAGGACGTCGTCGTGCTGCTGGACTCGATCACCCGACTGGGCCGCGCGTACAACAACGCGTCACCGGCATCGGGCCGCATCCTGTCCGGTGGTGTCGACTCGACCGCGCTGTATCCGCCGAAGCGGTTCCTGGGCGCGGCCCGCAACATCGAAGAGGGCGGCTCGCTGACGATCATCGCCACCGCGATGGTCGAGACCGGCTCCACCGGTGACACGGTCATCTTCGAGGAGTTCAAGGGCACCGGCAACGCCGAGCTCAAGCTGGACCGCAAGATCGCCGAGCGCCGGGTCTTCCCGGCCGTCGACGTGAACCCGTCGGGCACCCGCAAGGACGAGCTGCTGCTCGGTCCCGACGAGTTCGCCGTCGTGCACAAGCTGCGTCGCGTGTTGAGCGGCCTTGACCCGCATCAGGCCATCGACCTGTTGATGAGCCAGCTGCGCAAGACCAAGACCAACTACGAGTTCCTGGTCCAGGTCTCCAAGACCGCCCCGGGCGCCGACTCCGAGTGA
- a CDS encoding TetR/AcrR family transcriptional regulator yields the protein MTSSPATKNVRDRLIDAAEVCLRAKGIRATTVSEVAEVAGISRGWLYRHFPDKVTLLGAAIVRLNDAYWSEAHAVLEQVEGLDRQIVAGIRHGRSAYDDPGALLMKLRIEEPDEFAACAGAGVQGLVPDLAEFWSRYLIAARDSGEIHADVDVAEASEWIARVLISLATVPGDTLDPGDDDAVLTHVRRYVMPGLRVDPASV from the coding sequence GTGACGAGCAGCCCCGCGACCAAGAACGTCCGCGATCGGTTGATCGATGCGGCGGAAGTCTGTCTGCGCGCCAAGGGTATTCGGGCGACCACGGTGTCCGAGGTGGCTGAAGTCGCCGGGATATCACGGGGTTGGTTATACCGGCATTTCCCCGATAAAGTCACGCTGTTGGGTGCGGCGATCGTCCGGCTCAACGATGCCTACTGGTCAGAGGCACACGCGGTGCTCGAACAGGTCGAGGGGCTGGACCGTCAGATTGTGGCCGGAATCCGGCACGGCCGCAGCGCCTATGACGACCCCGGCGCCCTGTTGATGAAGCTGCGCATCGAGGAACCCGACGAGTTCGCCGCGTGTGCCGGCGCCGGTGTGCAGGGGCTGGTGCCGGACCTGGCCGAGTTCTGGTCGCGTTATCTGATCGCTGCCCGTGACAGCGGCGAGATCCACGCCGACGTCGACGTCGCCGAAGCGTCGGAATGGATTGCCCGGGTGTTGATTTCGCTGGCCACCGTGCCCGGAGACACGCTGGACCCCGGCGACGACGACGCGGTGTTGACGCACGTGCGTCGCTACGTCATGCCCGGGTTGCGGGTCGACCCCGCGTCCGTGTGA
- the fadD1 gene encoding fatty-acid--CoA ligase FadD1 yields MADTLQQLLRERAQQDTVAVKHDDRTWTWREHVADASAQAAALIGSADPDRPLHVGVLLGNTPEMLTALAAAALGGYVLCGINTTRRGEALARDIAKVECQFLLTDTEHRHLLDGLDLPGVTVFDTADARWAQLRASAPPLTPKRDAAPDDTFMMIFTSGTSGNPKAVQVANAMVLFAGTALVDKFGLTAQDTCYLSMPLFHSNAVVGGWAPALVAGAAMVPAKFSASRFLADIRRHGATYMNYVGKPLAYVLATPQRPDDIDNPLRVAFGNEATDRDIEEFGRRFGVTVDDGFGSTENAVIITRTPDTPKGSVGKGFPGVAIYNSDTVTECPPAVFDGNGALLNADEAIGELVNTSGTGFFSGYYNDEAANAERTRHGMYWSGDLAYRDAEGWIYLAGRTADWMRVDGENMTTAPIERILLRLAPINRVAVYPVPDELVGDQVMAAVVLQDGAELTPEVFEEFLAAQSDLSPKAWPRYVWIADDLPSTATNKILKRELIARGTDPGGRTLWRRDGGKFRPYPAE; encoded by the coding sequence ATGGCGGACACACTCCAGCAGCTGCTTCGGGAGCGCGCCCAACAGGACACCGTCGCGGTGAAGCACGACGACCGGACGTGGACGTGGCGCGAACATGTGGCCGACGCCAGCGCACAGGCCGCCGCGCTGATCGGCTCGGCGGACCCCGACCGTCCGTTGCACGTCGGGGTGCTGCTCGGCAATACCCCGGAGATGCTGACCGCACTGGCCGCCGCGGCGCTGGGCGGCTACGTGCTCTGCGGAATCAACACCACCCGCCGTGGCGAGGCGCTCGCGCGTGACATCGCCAAGGTCGAATGCCAGTTCCTGCTCACCGACACCGAGCACCGGCATCTGCTCGACGGCCTGGACCTGCCGGGGGTCACCGTCTTCGACACCGCCGACGCCCGGTGGGCGCAGCTGCGCGCGTCCGCGCCGCCCTTGACTCCCAAGCGCGACGCCGCCCCCGACGACACGTTCATGATGATCTTCACGTCAGGCACCAGCGGTAACCCCAAAGCCGTGCAGGTGGCCAACGCCATGGTGCTGTTCGCGGGAACCGCGTTGGTCGACAAGTTCGGCCTGACCGCCCAAGACACCTGCTACCTGTCGATGCCGCTGTTTCATTCCAACGCCGTGGTCGGCGGCTGGGCGCCGGCCCTGGTGGCCGGGGCGGCGATGGTGCCCGCGAAGTTCTCGGCGTCACGTTTCCTGGCCGACATCCGCCGTCACGGCGCCACCTACATGAACTACGTCGGCAAGCCGCTGGCCTATGTGCTGGCGACTCCGCAGCGGCCCGACGACATCGACAACCCGCTGCGCGTGGCGTTCGGAAACGAAGCAACCGACCGCGACATCGAGGAATTCGGGCGGCGGTTCGGCGTGACCGTCGATGACGGGTTCGGTTCCACCGAGAACGCCGTGATCATCACCCGCACACCCGACACACCGAAAGGATCTGTCGGCAAAGGGTTTCCCGGTGTGGCCATCTACAACAGCGACACCGTCACAGAGTGCCCGCCCGCGGTGTTCGACGGCAACGGCGCGTTGCTCAACGCCGACGAGGCCATCGGTGAACTGGTGAACACCTCGGGCACCGGCTTCTTCTCGGGCTACTACAACGACGAAGCCGCCAACGCCGAGCGCACCCGACACGGCATGTACTGGTCAGGAGACCTGGCCTACCGCGACGCCGAGGGCTGGATCTACCTCGCAGGCCGCACCGCCGACTGGATGCGCGTGGACGGCGAGAACATGACCACCGCCCCGATCGAGCGCATCCTGCTGCGGCTGGCGCCCATCAACCGTGTCGCGGTCTACCCGGTGCCCGACGAGCTGGTCGGCGACCAGGTGATGGCCGCGGTCGTGCTGCAGGACGGCGCCGAACTCACCCCGGAGGTGTTCGAGGAGTTCCTGGCCGCCCAGAGCGACCTGTCGCCGAAGGCGTGGCCGCGCTACGTCTGGATCGCCGACGACCTGCCGAGCACCGCGACGAACAAGATCCTCAAGCGCGAGCTGATCGCGCGCGGCACCGACCCCGGGGGGCGCACGCTGTGGCGGCGCGACGGCGGCAAGTTCCGTCCCTACCCGGCGGAATAG
- the rpmE gene encoding 50S ribosomal protein L31, producing MKTGIHPDYVETTVHCGCGNTFTTRSTKKTGQIHVEVCSQCHPFYTGKQKILDSGGRVARFEKRYGKRKTGENTSADK from the coding sequence ATGAAAACGGGTATTCACCCTGACTACGTCGAGACCACGGTGCACTGCGGCTGTGGCAACACGTTCACCACGCGTAGCACCAAGAAGACCGGGCAGATCCACGTCGAGGTCTGCTCGCAGTGCCACCCGTTCTACACCGGCAAGCAGAAGATCCTCGACAGCGGCGGCCGCGTCGCCCGCTTCGAGAAGCGCTACGGCAAGCGCAAGACCGGCGAGAACACTTCAGCCGACAAGTAG
- the prfA gene encoding peptide chain release factor 1, with protein MTDNGTAIDAVLAEHADLERQLSDPALHSDAAQARKVGRRFAQLSPIVATYRKLEAARGDLEAARELATDDPSFAAEVDELSATVTELDNHLTDLLAPRDPHDPDDIVLEVKSGEGGEESALFAADLARMYIRYAERRGWSVTVLDETFSDLGGYKDATLSIRSKGEAADGVWSRMKFEGGVHRVQRVPVTESQGRVHTSAAGVLVYPEPEEIEEIQIDESDLRIDVYRSSGKGGQGVNTTDSAVRITHLPTGIVVTCQNERSQLQNKARALQVLAARLKALAEEQAQADASADRASQIRTVDRSERIRTYNFPENRIADHRINFKAHNLDQVLDGDLDPLFDALAAADKQARLAAT; from the coding sequence GTGACGGACAACGGGACGGCGATCGATGCCGTGCTGGCCGAGCACGCCGACCTCGAACGCCAGCTGTCCGACCCTGCACTGCACTCCGATGCGGCCCAGGCCCGCAAGGTCGGCCGGCGGTTTGCCCAGCTATCACCGATTGTGGCGACCTACCGCAAGTTGGAGGCCGCCCGCGGCGACCTCGAGGCGGCCCGCGAACTCGCCACCGACGACCCGTCGTTCGCCGCCGAAGTCGACGAACTGTCCGCCACGGTCACCGAACTCGACAACCACCTGACCGACCTGCTGGCCCCCCGCGACCCGCACGACCCCGACGACATCGTGCTGGAGGTCAAATCCGGCGAAGGCGGCGAGGAGTCCGCGCTGTTCGCCGCCGACCTGGCCCGCATGTACATCCGGTACGCCGAGCGGCGCGGCTGGAGCGTAACCGTGCTCGACGAGACCTTCTCCGACCTCGGCGGCTACAAGGACGCCACGCTGTCCATCCGGAGCAAGGGTGAGGCGGCCGACGGCGTGTGGTCGCGAATGAAGTTCGAGGGCGGCGTGCACCGGGTGCAGCGGGTACCCGTCACCGAATCACAGGGCCGCGTGCACACCTCGGCGGCGGGCGTGCTGGTGTATCCCGAGCCCGAAGAGATCGAAGAAATCCAGATCGACGAGTCCGATCTGCGTATCGACGTCTACCGGTCGTCGGGCAAGGGCGGCCAGGGTGTCAACACCACCGACTCCGCGGTACGCATCACCCACCTTCCCACCGGCATCGTCGTCACCTGCCAGAACGAACGCTCGCAGCTGCAGAACAAGGCGCGCGCGCTGCAGGTCCTCGCCGCGCGGTTGAAGGCCCTGGCCGAAGAGCAGGCCCAGGCCGACGCGTCGGCGGACCGCGCCAGCCAGATCCGCACCGTCGACCGCAGCGAGCGCATCCGCACCTACAACTTCCCCGAGAACCGGATCGCCGATCACCGGATCAACTTCAAGGCGCACAACCTCGACCAGGTCCTCGACGGCGACCTCGACCCGTTGTTCGACGCGCTGGCCGCCGCCGACAAACAAGCCAGGCTCGCGGCGACATGA
- the prmC gene encoding peptide chain release factor N(5)-glutamine methyltransferase, with translation MRLRQVIDAAEAALAEAGVASPRADAELLAAHAAGTDRGRLALTRPDAAFVDRYHGLVARRADRVPLQHITGSAAFGPVTVSVGPGVFIPRPETESLLEWAVAQPLSQPPVVVDLCTGSGALALALAKTVPDARVIAVDDSETALDYARRNLAGTDVELIHADVTEPGLLPELDGHVDLVVANPPYIPEGAALEPEVAEHDPAHALFGGPDGMAVIDAIVGLAGRWLRDGGRCAVEHDDTTSVRTVDAFRRTGQFAEVTGRRDLAGRPRFVTATRNSSQDEVRA, from the coding sequence ATGAGGCTGCGCCAGGTGATCGACGCCGCGGAGGCGGCGCTCGCCGAGGCCGGGGTCGCATCGCCGCGGGCCGACGCCGAACTGCTCGCCGCCCACGCCGCGGGCACCGACCGCGGACGCCTCGCGCTCACCCGGCCCGACGCGGCCTTCGTCGACCGCTACCACGGGCTCGTCGCGCGCCGCGCCGATCGGGTGCCGCTGCAGCACATCACCGGCAGCGCGGCGTTCGGACCCGTCACCGTCTCCGTCGGCCCCGGCGTGTTCATCCCCAGACCCGAAACCGAGTCGCTGCTGGAATGGGCCGTCGCGCAACCGTTGTCACAGCCACCTGTCGTCGTCGACCTGTGTACCGGCTCCGGTGCCCTGGCGCTTGCCCTGGCCAAGACCGTGCCCGACGCGCGCGTCATCGCCGTCGACGACTCCGAGACCGCGCTCGACTACGCCCGCCGAAACCTGGCAGGCACCGACGTCGAACTGATCCACGCCGACGTGACCGAGCCCGGGCTGCTGCCCGAACTCGACGGGCACGTCGATCTCGTCGTTGCCAACCCGCCGTACATCCCCGAGGGAGCGGCGCTGGAACCCGAAGTGGCCGAACATGATCCAGCGCACGCGCTGTTCGGTGGGCCCGATGGCATGGCCGTCATCGACGCGATCGTCGGCCTCGCAGGCCGGTGGCTGCGCGACGGTGGCCGGTGCGCGGTCGAACATGACGACACCACATCGGTGCGCACCGTCGACGCGTTCCGCAGGACCGGACAATTCGCCGAGGTCACCGGTCGGCGCGACCTGGCCGGCCGGCCCCGGTTCGTCACCGCAACCCGCAACAGCAGCCAGGACGAGGTCAGAGCATGA
- a CDS encoding L-threonylcarbamoyladenylate synthase, which translates to MTQLFDCTDAAQRATGIASAISALKGGQLIVMPTDTVYGIGADAFDNDAVAALLAAKGRGRDMPVPVLVGSWHTIEGLVYNVPHTARELIRAFWPGALSLVVRQAPSLQWDLGDAHGTVMLRMPLHPVAIELLREVGPMAVSSANTSGRPAAVTVEQARDQLGDRVEVYLDAGPSAQQAASTIVDLTAAHPRVLRQGPVTVEDVAKVLDVEPSTLTE; encoded by the coding sequence ATGACGCAGCTGTTCGACTGCACCGATGCCGCCCAACGTGCGACCGGAATCGCCTCGGCCATCAGCGCTTTGAAGGGCGGTCAGCTGATCGTGATGCCCACCGACACGGTGTACGGCATCGGCGCCGACGCCTTCGACAACGACGCCGTCGCCGCGCTGCTGGCGGCCAAGGGTCGCGGACGCGACATGCCCGTCCCCGTGCTGGTCGGCTCGTGGCACACGATCGAGGGGCTGGTCTACAACGTTCCGCACACCGCACGTGAGCTCATCCGTGCGTTCTGGCCGGGGGCACTGAGCCTGGTGGTGCGCCAAGCGCCGTCGCTGCAGTGGGATCTCGGCGACGCCCACGGCACCGTCATGCTGCGCATGCCGCTGCACCCGGTGGCCATCGAACTGCTGCGCGAGGTCGGGCCGATGGCGGTGTCGAGCGCGAACACCTCGGGTCGGCCCGCCGCCGTGACGGTCGAGCAGGCGCGCGACCAACTCGGCGATCGCGTCGAGGTCTACCTCGATGCCGGGCCGTCCGCGCAGCAGGCGGCGTCGACAATCGTCGACCTCACCGCAGCGCACCCGCGCGTGCTGCGCCAGGGGCCGGTGACGGTGGAGGACGTCGCGAAAGTCCTCGATGTGGAACCGTCGACGCTGACGGAATGA
- a CDS encoding glycosyltransferase family 4 protein gives MGYAADTVLALNERGAGVPLRELALVGLTAAIITYFATGWVRVLARRFGAVAYPRERDVHLQPTPRMGGLAMYVGVVAAVLLASQLPALTRGFVYSSGMPAVVVAGGLIMAIGLIDDRWGLDALTKFAGQITAASVLVTMGVAWSVLYIPIGGVGTIVLDQVSSILLTLALTVAIVNAMNFVDGLDGLAAGLGLITASAICIFSIGLLRDHGGDVLFYPPAVISVVLAGACLGFLPHNFHPAKIFMGDSGSMLIGLMLAAASTTAAGPISQTAYGARDVFALLSPFLLVVAVLFVPALDMLLAIVRRTRAGRSPFSPDKMHLHHRLLQIGHSHRRVVLLIYLWVGIVALGAASTIFFDPRYSGVVMLAAILVAIVATVIPLLRRRNGQFAEVYDGK, from the coding sequence ATGGGCTACGCGGCGGATACCGTGCTTGCGCTCAACGAGCGCGGCGCCGGCGTCCCGCTTCGCGAACTCGCCCTTGTCGGGCTCACCGCGGCGATCATCACCTACTTCGCGACCGGCTGGGTGCGGGTGCTGGCCCGGCGGTTCGGCGCGGTGGCCTATCCGCGCGAGCGTGACGTGCACCTGCAGCCGACCCCGCGGATGGGTGGGCTGGCGATGTATGTCGGGGTGGTCGCCGCCGTGCTGTTGGCGTCGCAGCTTCCGGCGTTGACGCGGGGCTTCGTGTATTCGTCGGGGATGCCCGCGGTGGTCGTCGCCGGGGGGCTGATCATGGCCATCGGCCTGATCGACGACCGCTGGGGGCTGGACGCGCTGACGAAGTTCGCCGGGCAGATCACCGCGGCCAGCGTGTTGGTCACCATGGGTGTCGCGTGGAGCGTGCTCTACATCCCGATCGGCGGGGTCGGCACCATCGTGCTCGATCAGGTGTCGTCGATCCTGCTCACGCTCGCCCTGACGGTGGCGATCGTCAACGCGATGAACTTCGTCGACGGGCTCGACGGGCTGGCCGCCGGGCTCGGGCTGATCACCGCGTCGGCCATCTGCATCTTCTCGATCGGGCTGTTACGTGATCACGGCGGCGACGTGCTGTTCTATCCGCCTGCGGTCATCTCGGTGGTGCTCGCCGGCGCCTGTCTGGGCTTCCTGCCCCACAACTTTCACCCGGCCAAGATCTTCATGGGCGACTCCGGTTCGATGTTGATCGGCCTGATGCTCGCGGCGGCGTCGACCACGGCGGCCGGCCCGATCTCGCAGACCGCATACGGGGCGCGTGACGTGTTCGCGCTGCTGTCACCGTTCCTGCTGGTGGTGGCGGTGTTGTTCGTACCCGCGTTGGACATGCTGCTGGCGATCGTGCGCCGCACCCGCGCCGGCCGCAGCCCCTTCAGCCCGGACAAGATGCACCTGCATCACCGGCTGCTGCAGATCGGCCATTCGCACCGCCGGGTCGTGCTGCTGATCTACCTCTGGGTGGGCATCGTCGCCCTGGGTGCGGCGAGCACGATCTTCTTCGATCCGCGCTATAGCGGGGTGGTCATGCTGGCTGCCATTCTGGTCGCCATCGTCGCGACGGTGATCCCACTTCTGCGGCGCCGGAACGGCCAGTTCGCCGAGGTGTACGACGGGAAGTAG
- a CDS encoding ATP synthase subunit I, producing the protein MTTPAHDAPLVFPSVAFRPLRLALICVVLAGLGTLAAALLGHVMVGVFFGIGLALGLLNAVLVRRSVTNITSQPNPLKSKMALNSATRLMILTIVGLTIAFIFRPAGLGVVFGMALFQLLLVFTTALPVAKKLRAGSPTDTAGFEGEPTQQ; encoded by the coding sequence GTGACGACGCCAGCGCACGACGCGCCGTTGGTGTTTCCTTCGGTGGCGTTCCGCCCGTTGCGGCTGGCGCTGATCTGTGTCGTCCTCGCCGGGCTCGGCACGCTGGCGGCCGCGCTGCTCGGCCATGTGATGGTCGGGGTGTTCTTCGGAATCGGCCTGGCGCTTGGGCTGTTGAACGCCGTCCTGGTGCGACGGTCGGTCACCAACATCACGTCTCAGCCGAATCCGCTGAAAAGCAAGATGGCGCTGAATTCCGCGACCCGCCTGATGATCTTGACCATCGTCGGGTTGACCATCGCCTTTATCTTCCGACCCGCTGGTCTCGGCGTCGTCTTCGGCATGGCCCTGTTCCAGCTGCTGCTTGTCTTCACGACCGCGCTGCCTGTGGCGAAGAAACTGCGCGCGGGTAGCCCGACTGATACAGCCGGATTCGAAGGGGAACCCACACAGCAATGA
- the atpB gene encoding F0F1 ATP synthase subunit A, whose translation MTGIDVADGSAPVTILAADSGIHVGTHTTANWFGLTVNTDTMLSATIAAVIVLALAFYLRAKVTSSGVPSGVQLFWEGITIQARNQIESAIGMRIAPFVLPLAVTLFVYILIANWMSVFPWQYSNETGIHEVLKPAAADINFVLALGLFVFICYHAAGFWRRGIVGHPLRLLKGHVAFLAPINLVEEIAKPISLSLRLFGNVFAGGIMVTIIALFPAYIMWAPNALWKSFELFIGAIQAFIFALLTILYFGQSMELEDEHH comes from the coding sequence ATGACAGGAATCGATGTCGCCGACGGGTCGGCCCCGGTAACCATCCTGGCCGCCGACTCCGGAATCCACGTCGGCACGCACACCACCGCCAACTGGTTCGGGCTGACGGTGAACACCGACACGATGCTGTCGGCGACCATCGCCGCGGTGATCGTGCTGGCGTTGGCGTTCTACCTTCGCGCCAAAGTGACCTCGAGCGGTGTTCCCAGTGGGGTGCAGCTGTTCTGGGAGGGCATCACGATCCAGGCGCGTAACCAGATCGAGTCCGCGATCGGTATGCGCATCGCTCCGTTCGTGCTGCCGCTGGCGGTGACGCTGTTCGTCTACATCCTCATCGCCAACTGGATGTCGGTGTTCCCGTGGCAGTACTCCAACGAGACCGGCATCCATGAGGTACTCAAGCCCGCCGCCGCGGACATCAACTTCGTGCTGGCGCTCGGCTTGTTCGTGTTCATCTGCTATCACGCAGCGGGCTTCTGGCGCCGCGGCATCGTCGGCCACCCGCTGCGGCTGCTCAAGGGACATGTCGCCTTCCTGGCGCCGATCAACCTCGTCGAAGAGATCGCCAAGCCGATCTCGTTGTCACTCCGACTTTTCGGCAACGTGTTCGCCGGCGGCATCATGGTCACGATCATCGCGTTGTTCCCCGCCTACATCATGTGGGCGCCCAACGCGCTGTGGAAGTCTTTCGAACTGTTCATCGGTGCCATCCAGGCGTTCATCTTCGCGCTGCTGACGATCTTGTATTTCGGTCAGTCCATGGAGCTCGAAGACGAACACCACTAA
- a CDS encoding F0F1 ATP synthase subunit C → MDPTIAAGALIGGGLLLGGGAIGAAIGDGVVGSALVNGVARQPEAQGRLFVPFFITVGLVEAMYFINLAFMALFVFATPVA, encoded by the coding sequence ATGGATCCCACTATCGCTGCCGGCGCACTCATTGGCGGCGGTCTTCTCTTGGGCGGCGGCGCTATCGGTGCTGCTATCGGTGACGGTGTCGTCGGCAGTGCCCTGGTGAACGGCGTAGCGCGGCAGCCGGAGGCGCAAGGCAGGCTGTTCGTACCGTTCTTCATCACGGTCGGTCTGGTGGAGGCCATGTACTTCATCAACCTGGCCTTCATGGCGCTGTTCGTGTTCGCCACCCCGGTCGCCTAA
- a CDS encoding F0F1 ATP synthase subunit B — MVDLSTTVLAAEEGGGNFLLPNGTFFFVLILFLVVLGVIGKWVVPPISKVLHEREAMVAKTIEDNRRATQLRAAADADYRKVMGEARREATDIRDEARAEGRQIVEDARGRANAEVSALLQQANTELTEQSRGLTAELQTSVETLAASLASRVLGVDVTTRTVPATTGQGR; from the coding sequence ATGGTAGACCTCAGCACTACCGTTTTGGCGGCAGAGGAAGGCGGCGGCAACTTCCTGCTGCCCAACGGCACCTTCTTCTTCGTGCTGATCCTCTTCCTGGTCGTGCTCGGCGTGATCGGCAAATGGGTTGTGCCGCCGATCAGCAAGGTGCTTCACGAGCGCGAAGCCATGGTGGCCAAGACGATCGAAGACAATCGGCGCGCGACGCAACTACGCGCTGCTGCCGATGCCGATTACCGCAAGGTGATGGGTGAGGCCCGCCGGGAAGCGACCGATATCCGCGACGAGGCCCGCGCCGAGGGCCGCCAGATCGTCGAGGATGCGCGCGGTCGTGCCAACGCCGAAGTCTCGGCGTTGCTCCAGCAAGCCAACACCGAACTCACCGAGCAGTCCCGCGGTCTGACCGCCGAACTGCAGACGTCAGTGGAGACGTTGGCGGCAAGCCTGGCCAGCCGTGTGCTCGGGGTCGACGTGACCACGCGCACGGTGCCGGCCACGACGGGTCAAGGACGGTAA